One region of Drosophila teissieri strain GT53w chromosome 2L, Prin_Dtei_1.1, whole genome shotgun sequence genomic DNA includes:
- the LOC122625738 gene encoding phosphatidylinositol 3-kinase regulatory subunit gamma: MQPSPLHYSTMRPQAPGSLVDPNEEELRMAPWYWGRISREVAKSILHGKPDGSFLVRDALSMKGEYTLTLMKDGSEKLIKICHMDRKYGFIEKDLFNSVVEMINYYKENSLSMYNKTLDITLSNPIVRAREDEESQPHGDLCLLSNEFIRTCQLLQNLEQNLEQKRNSFNAIREELQEKKLHQSVFGNTEKIFRNQIKLNESFMKAPADGPTPEAGGAGDGANAAASAAANANARRSLQDNKQTLLNLLDALQAKGQVLNQYMENKKKEELLLERQINALKPELQILQLRKDKYIERLTCFNLKDEDLKMILQMGFEKWQQRYDIVSNQPHSNEALWLLKDAKRRDAEELLNGAPSGTFLIRARDAGHYALSIACKNIVQHCIVYETNTGFGFAAPYNIYATLKSLVEHYANNSLEEHNDTLTTTLRWPVLYWKKNPQQVQMIQLQEEMDLEYEQAATLRPPPMVGSSAPIPTSRSREHDQVDGGAGSLEAEAAPSSISPSNFSTSQ, from the exons A tgcaacCCTCCCCGCTCCACTACTCGACGATGCGGCCACAGGCGCCCGGATCGCTGGTCGATCCcaacgaggaggagctgcgcaTGGCCCCGTGGTACTGGGGCCGGATATCGCGGGAGGTGGCCAAGAGCATCCTGCACGGAAAGCCGGACGGCAGCTTCCTGGTGCGGGACGCCCTCTCGATGAAGGGCGAGTACACCCTGACTCTGATGAAGGACGGAAGCGAGAAGCTGATTAAGATATGCCACATGGATCGCAAGTACGGGTTCATTGAGAAGGATCTCTTCAACTCGGTGGTGGAGATGATCAACTACTACAAGGAGAACTCGCTGAGCATGTACAACAAGACGCTGGACATCACGCTGAGTAATCCCATTGTGCGCGCCCGCGAGGATGAGGAGTCGCAGCCGCACGGGGATCTCTGTCTGCTGAGCAACGAATTCATCCGCACCTGCCAGTTGCTCCAGAACCTCGAGCAAAATCTCGAGCAGAAGCGGAACTCCTTCAATGCGATTCgggaggagctgcaggagaAGAAGCTGCACCAGAGTGTATTCGGGAACACAGAGAAGATATTCCGCAATCAAATCAAGCTCAATGAGTCCTTCATGAAGGCGCCAGCGGATGGTCCCACCCCGGAAGCTGGAGGAGCCGGAGATGGAGCTAACGCCGCCGCATCCGCTGCGGCCAATGCCAACGCACGTCGGAGTCTGCAGGACAATAAGCAGACACTGCTCAACCTGCTCGATGCTCTCCAGGCCAAGGGGCAGGTCCTCAACCAGTACATGGAGaacaagaagaaggaggagctgctgctcgAGCGACAGATCAACGCCCTGAAGCCGGAACTGCAGATACTGCAATTGCGCAAGGACAAGTACATTGA GCGCCTAACCTGCTTCAACCTGAAGGACGAAGATCTGAAGATGATATTGCAGATGGGCTTCGAGAAGTGGCAGCAACGTTACGACATAGTCTCCAACCAACCCCACAGCAACGAGGCCCTCTGGCTGCTAAAGGATGCCAAGCGGAGGGATGCGGAGGAGCTGCTGAACGGTGCGCCATCGGGCACCTTCCTCATTCGAGCGAGGGATGCGGGTCACTATGCTCTGTCGATTGCCTGCAAGAACATCGTGCAGCACTGCATTGTTTACGAGACGAATACCGGCTTTGGATTTGCTGCCCCTTACAACATATACGCCACGCTGAAGAGTCTGGTGGAGCACTATGCCAACAATTCGCTGGAGGAGCACAACGACACGCTGACCACGACATTGCGCTGGCCCGTCCTGTACTGGAAGAAAAACCCGCAGCAAGTGCAGATGATCCAACTGCAGGAGGAGATGGATCTGGAGTACGAGCAGGCCGCCACGTTGAGGCCGCCGCCAATGGTGGGCAGCAGTGCGCCAATTCCCACGAGTCGGTCCCGTGAACATGACCAGGTAGATGGAGGAGCTGGAAGCCTCGAAGCGGAGGCGGCGCCGAGCTCAATTTCGCCCTCCAACTTCAGCACATCGCAGTAG
- the LOC122618792 gene encoding stress-induced-phosphoprotein 1: protein MDKVNELKEKGNQALSAEKFDEAVAAYTEAIALDGQNHVLYSNRSAAFAKAGKFQEALEDAEKTIQLNPTWPKGYSRKGAAAAGLSDFMKAFEAYNEGLKYDPTNAVLLQGRMEITASALNFMQSQGDIPMDVDPQQARTRRAPSPPPAKPAEPPKPAEPRVEDMTQEQKNKYFAKKEKELGNAAYKKKEFETALKHYNAAIEHDPTDITFYNNIAAVHFERKEYEECIKQCEKGIEVGRESRADFKLIAKSFARIGNTYRKLENYKQAKVYYEKAMSEHRTPEIKTSLSEVEAKIKEEERTAYINPEKAEEEKEQGNLFFKKGDYSTAVKHYTEAIKRNPDDPKLYSNRAACYTKLAAFDLGLKDCDTCIKLDEKFIKGYIRKGKILQGMQQQSKAQAAYQKALELDPNNAEAVEGYRQCSMNFQRNPQEVLKNAMSDPEIQQILKDPAMRMILEQMQNDPNAVKEHLQNPAIADKIMKLLESGIIQIH from the exons ATGGACAAG GTGAACGAACTCAAGGAAAAGGGCAACCAGGCGCTCAGTGCCGAGAAGTTTGACGAGGCGGTGGCGGCGTACACAGAGGCCATCGCGCTGGACGGCCAGAACCATGTGCTCTACAGCAACCGTTCGGCGGCATTCGCCAAGGCCGGAAAGTTCCAGGAGGCGCTGGAAGACGCGGAGAAGACCATTCAGCTGAATCCCACCTGGCCGAAGGGTTACTCACGCAAAGGAGCTGCCGCTGCGGGTCTAAGTGACTTCATGAAGGCCTTCGAAGCGTACAACGAGG GTCTCAAGTACGATCCCACAAACGCTGTGCTCCTGCAGGGCCGCATGGAAATTACCGCCTCGGCTCTGAACTTTATGCAATCGCAAGGGGATATACCCATGGACGTAGATCCCCAGCAGGCGCGCACCCGCAGGGCTCCATCGCCACCGCCGGCGAAACCGGCTGAGCCCCCAAAGCCCGCAGAACCTCGGGTAGAGGACATGACTCAGGAGCAGAAGAATAAGTACTTTgcgaagaaggagaaggaactGGGAAACGCCGCCTACAAGAAGAAGGAGTTCGAAACGGCTCTAAAACACTACAACGCTGCCATTGAACACGATCCCACGGATATCACGTTCTACAACAACATAGCTGCTGTTCACTTTGAGCGCAAGGAGTACGAGGAGTGCATTAAGCAGTGTGAGAAGGGCATTGAGGTGGGGCGCGAAAGCCGCGCCGACTTCAAGCTGATAGCCAAGTCATTTGCCCGCATCGGAAACACCTATCGTAAGCTAGAGAACTACAAACAGGCGAAGGTTTACTATGAGAAGGCCATGTCCGAGCATCGCACCCCTGAGATCAAGACCTCGCTGAGCGAGGTGGAGGCCAAAatcaaggaggaggagcgaaCGGCCTACATCAATCCGGAGAAGGCCGAAGAAGAGAAGGAGCAGGGCAACCTCTTCTTCAAGAAGGGGGACTACAGCACCGCTGTAAAGCACTACACCGAGGCCATCAAGCGCAATCCGGATGATCCCAAGCTGTACAGTAACCGCGCCGCCTGCTACACCAAGCTGGCTGCTTTTGATCTGGGCCTCAAGGACTGCGACACTTGCATCAAGCTAGACGAAAAGTTCATTAAGGGTTACATCCGCAAGGGCAAAATCCTGCAGGGCATGCAGCAGCAATCTAAGGCGCAGGCCGCTTACCAAAAGGCCTTGGAACTGGACCCCAACAACGCAGAGGCCGTCGAAGGCTACCGTCAGTGCTCGATGAACTTCCAGCGCAATCCGCAGGAGGTCCTCAAGAACGCCATGTCCGACCCGGAGATTCAACAGATTTTAAAGGACCCGGCTATGCGTATGATCCTCGAGCAGATGCAGAACGATCCCAATGCGGTCAAAGA ACACTTGCAGAATCCAGCCATCGCCGATAAGATAATGAAATTGCTGGAGTCGGGCATCATTCAGATACACTAG
- the LOC122613354 gene encoding protein amnionless: MWLHWQWLIWALVGLHVAVATKWYGGGMDFNDPSSWLDDHLPCAQDLVVFPEYYPALLPLPENIAIDGLVFPREGAILLAEESTITFGSDKQPACESEEKKAFLKPPKSSKWFDPGTWTDKSKEPSTFTPELERIPCDDEQVIIKGHGPLAFDLENVQYLRLGQLILAGSSISKMYLEQLISRDLGQFLFHNAKYVQVEYYRGELCGCHKDFERLLEPVCHNVQEQCETPHCLSPVRPLGSCCLICGAILTTPTTHCTEGSRKEFVAQITDLISQQNLKDQIGLHVEFVGSQQFGNSLQAVVTDRLKYSERSMEFLQQNLQNWHKKGIKLEVSGRPYNPNVSFSSIVLILFCMALVGLVSVVILAHFMPENPYLNRIPQWIHDPRRWRWRHLGLRLRRNLLFNRFDNGGAGGGSSDGGASGVEQLGIMAYDPESGEVRERSFDNPMFEQGAALDAAKESQDQEEILGVPKMETGDLDAGSVVDEQELTEINLETCGADTDEETI, from the coding sequence ATGTGGTTGCATTGGCAGTGGCTGATCTGGGCTCTTGTCGGGCTCCATGTGGCAGTGGCCACCAAGTGGTATGGCGGTGGAATGGACTTCAATGATCCCTCCTCCTGGCTAGATGATCACTTGCCATGCGCACAGGACTTGGTCGTTTTTCCGGAGTACTACCCAGCCCTGTTGCCGTTGCCCGAGAACATAGCCATTGATGGCTTGGTTTTCCCCAGAGAAGGGGCGATCCTCCTGGCAGAGGAATCTACCATTACCTTTGGTTCCGACAAGCAGCCCGCCTGTGAAAGTGAGGAGAAGAAGGCCTTTCTGAAGCCGCCGAAGTCGAGTAAATGGTTCGATCCTGGCACCTGGACGGACAAATCTAAGGAACCTTCCACATTTACACCGGAGCTGGAGAGGATTCCCTGTGATGACGAGCAGGTCATCATCAAGGGGCACGGACCGTTGGCCTTCGACCTGGAAAACGTGCAGTACCTGCGGCTGGGACAGCTTATTCTGGCTGGTTCCTCCATTTCCAAGATGTACTTGGAACAACTTATCAGCAGAGATCTGGGGCAGTTCCTCTTCCACAATGCCAAGTACGTCCAGGTGGAGTACTACAGAGGAGAGTTGTGTGGCTGTCACAAGGACTTCGAGCGACTTCTGGAACCCGTTTGCCATAATGTCCAGGAGCAGTGCGAGACGCCCCACTGCTTGTCCCCAGTGCGACCCTTGGGATCGTGTTGCCTCATCTGCGGCGCCATTCTAACCACGCCCACGACGCACTGCACCGAGGGCAGTAGAAAGGAGTTTGTGGCCCAGATTACTGACCTCATAAGCCAGCAGAACCTGAAAGATCAGATCGGCCTGCACGTGGAGTTCGTGGGCTCCCAGCAGTTTGGAAACTCCCTGCAGGCGGTGGTCACTGATCGCCTTAAATACAGTGAACGGAGCATGGAGTTCCTGCAGCAGAACCTACAAAACTGGCACAAGAAAGGAATAAAGTTGGAAGTTTCGGGTCGACCCTATAATCCGAATGTCAGCTTCTCCTCGATTGTGCTCATCCTCTTCTGCATGGCACTGGTGGGTCTGGTGTCCGTCGTCATTTTGGCGCACTTTATGCCAGAGAATCCCTACCTCAACCGGATCCCACAGTGGATCCACGACCCCCGTCGCTGGAGGTGGCGTCACCTGGGCTTGCGACTGCGCCGGAATCTGCTGTTCAACCGTTTTGACAACGGCGGCGCAGGAGGTGGCTCCAGTGACGGAGGTGCTTCTGGTGTGGAGCAGCTGGGCATTATGGCTTATGACCCGGAAAGCGGCGAGGTAAGGGAACGATCCTTTGATAATCCCATGTTCGAGCAGGGAGCAGCTTTGGACGCTGCCAAGGAGTCGCAGGATCAGGAGGAAATTTTGGGTGTCCCCAAAATGGAGACTGGAGATCTGGACGCCGGTAGTGTGGTGGATGAACAGGAGCTCACGGAAATCAATTTGGAAACCTGCGGGGCGGACACCGATGAGGAGACCATCTAA
- the LOC122618754 gene encoding protein PET117 homolog, mitochondrial has product MSTASRVTLGLAVSVSTAIIGYVHYKQSADRLRLHDGVLRDVEQQQRRKHENTYALQQQIDITKQLKARQASSNSSDTPDPASTNPAQSNLQAEQPAVQHEGEAFGGVSQSGTTNRDGSPPTDIA; this is encoded by the exons ATGTCCACCGCCTCGCGAGTGACTTTGGGCCTGGCGGTCTCCGTTTCCACTGCGATCATAGGTTATGTGCACTATAAACAATCGGCGGACCG CCTGAGACTCCACGATGGTGTCCTGCGAGAtgtcgagcagcagcagcggcggaaGCACGAGAACACCTAcgcgctgcagcagcaaataGACATCACCAAACAACTGAAGGCCAGGCAGGCGTCCAGCAACTCCTCCGACACGCCCGATCCTGCATCGACGAATCCCGCACAGAGTAATCTTCAAGCGGAGCAGCCAGCGGTGCAACATGAAGGCGAGGCATTCGGAGGTGTTTCCCAGAGTGGAACGACCAATCGGGATGGAAGCCCGCCAACTGACATAGCCTAA
- the LOC122618746 gene encoding splicing factor U2af 38 kDa subunit: MAEYLASIFGTEKDKVNCSFYFKIGACRHGDRCSRIHNKPTFSQTVLLQNLYVNPQNSAKSADGSHLVANVSDEEMQEHYDNFFEDVFVECEDKYGEIEEMNVCDNLGDHLVGNVYIKFRNEADAEKAANDLNNRWFGGRPVYSELSPVTDFREACCRQYEMGECTRSGFCNFMHLKPISRELRRYLYSRRRRARSRSRSPGRRRGSRSRSRSPGRRGGGRGDGVGGGNYLNNERDNMRGNDRGNDRDRRKGGGGGGGGGGGGGGGGRY; this comes from the exons ATGGCCGAGTATTTGGCATCCATTTTTGGCACGGAAAAGGACAA GGTGAACTGTTCGTTCTACTTCAAGATTGGCGCCTGCCGCCACGGCGACCGTTGCTCGCGCATCCACAACAAACCCACTTTCTCGCAGACGGTGCTGCTCCAGAATCTGTACGTGAACCCGCAAAACTCGGCCAAATCCGCGGATGGCTCCCATCTGGTGGCCAACGTCTCCGACGAGGAGATGCAAGAGCACTACGACAACTTTTTCGAGGACGTGTTCGTAGAGTGCGAGGACAAGTACGGGGAAATCGAGGAGATGAACGTGTGCGACAACCTGGGCGACCATCTGGTTGGCAACGTCTACATCAAATTCCGCAACGAGGCTGATGCGGAAAAGGCGGCAAATGATTTGAACAACCGGTGGTTCGGTGGTCGACCGGTGTACTCGGAACTATCGCCGGTCACCGATTTCCGCGAGGCCTGCTGTCGGCAGTACGAGATGGGCGAGTGTACCCGCTCCGGATTCTGCAACTTCATGCACTTAAAGCCCATCTCGCGTGAGCTCCGAAGGTACCTCTACTCCCGCCGCCGTCGTGCCCGCTCCCGTTCCCGGTCGCCTGGACGCCGTCGCGGCTCCCGCAGCAGGTCGCGGTCCCCGGGTCGAAGAGGAGGCGGCAGAGGCGACGGTGTCGGCGGAGGAAACTACTTGAACAACGAGCGGGACAACATGCGCGGCAATGATCGCGGCAACGATCGCGATCGCCGCAaaggtggcggtggcggaggaggaggaggcggcggtgggggTGGAGGTGGACGGTATTAA